In Phyllopteryx taeniolatus isolate TA_2022b chromosome 8, UOR_Ptae_1.2, whole genome shotgun sequence, one genomic interval encodes:
- the LOC133482508 gene encoding uncharacterized protein LOC133482508, producing the protein MSELTFCPREKKCIDRDKNKCTERLHDFSRCPACNRDNDETLILPCSHTMCIHCISTEGEKRSGQSPRYDPSPRVCSVLCPLCLYDVELPCRTWSTALSCLPKYPTLKSESVSQETGRCDGASEPHRPPPPRMQFHCQIQVDAYAVTAYEERAQCSSACSFTVSPAEGNIELHEEAMEQSVFGLKFALDQATAPPSLLLSNSFLTVTYQEAISFAPLPNKIKKLMMTSDPGVMVYLPQVCADVVIAQGQYYWEVEVCNSSVYKIGVSSPDGHKGWWLERQGLSFCTVYDGRRELLNTVPPQIKAIGLFLNFGGGALSFHNPVTQEHLVTLPTRFNPSGVLPTLGLGQGWLRLRCGLPAPLYVFLSKNSAFRGPCGASRGSWHKHIPFQSVRKVIQVFEELSASNCALKPSFD; encoded by the exons ATGTCAGAACTGACCTTTTGTCCCAGAGAAAAGAAATGTATTGACAGGGATAAAAACAAATGCACTGAGCGGTTGCATGACTTCTCCAGATGTCCTGCTTGTAACAGAGACAATGACGAGACCCTGATTCTGCCATGTTCTCATACCATGTGTATTCACTGTATATCAACGGAAGGGGAGAAGCGGTCCGGTCAATCTCCTCGCTATGATCCGAGCCCACGTGTCTGCTCTGTGTTGTGTCCATTGTGTCTGTATGATGTGGAGCTGCCATGTAGGACATGGTCCACTGCGCTATCCTGTCTCCCAAAATATCCTACTCTTAAGTCTGAATCTGTCAGCCAGGAGACTGGCAGATGCGATGGAGCATCTGAACCACaccgaccaccaccaccacgtaTGCAG TTCCACTGTCAAATTCAGGTGGACGCCTACGCCGTGACTGCATATGAAGAGAGGGCACAAT GCTCCAGTGCTTGCAGTTTCACCGTATCACCAGCTGAGGGCAATATAGAACTACACGAGGAGGCGATGGAGCAGTCTGTTTTTG gtttaaAATTTGCTCTAGATCAAGCAACAGCCCCGCCTTCGCTCCTTCTTTCCAACTCCTTCCTCACTGTTACTTACCAAGAAGCGATCTCTTTTGCTCCACTTCCAAACAAAATCAAGAAGCTAATGATGACCTCTGACCCTGGGGTAATGGTTTACCTCCCTCAAGTTTGCGCTGATGTTGTCATTGCACAGGGGCAGTATTACTGGGAAGTGGAGGTCTGCAACAGTTCTGTCTACAAAATTG gtGTGAGCTCTCCGGATGGCCATAAAGGCTGGTGGCTGGAAAGACAGGGTTTGTCATTTTGTACAGTTTATGATGGGAGAAGAGAGTTGCTCAACACTGTCCCTCCTCAAATCAAAGCTATTGGGCTGTTTCTTAATTTTGGAGGGGGAGCGCTTAGCTTCCATAATCCTGTGACCCAGGAGCACCTCGTCACTCTGCCTACCCGCTTCAATCCGTCGGGAGTGTTACCAACTCTGGGCCTCGGTCAGGGTTGGCTTCGATTGCGTTGTGGCCTCCCCGCTCCTCTATATGTTTTCCTCAGTAAAAACTCAGCCTTTCGAGGCCCCTGTGGAGCCAGTAGAGGCAGCTGGCACAAGCATATTCCTTTCCAGTCAGTGCGTAAAGTTATACAGGTGTTTGAGGAGTTGTCTGCGTCAAACTGTGCTTTGAAGCCCAGTTTTGATTAA